From Natronorubrum halophilum, a single genomic window includes:
- a CDS encoding TRAP transporter large permease subunit codes for MPVFIIGGILSGMFTATEAGAVAVLYAIGLGFYQGSLTGEILLEEFRDGMVETFSILFIISLAMLYGLVALQLRIPILLADAITGFTTNPTVAILIFVPLFMLIGTFMSITATIMIMVPILMPIIGTLGIDPIHFGIVMILSLMTGVVTPPLGSVLFVLEKVTDASLETVMRAMVLFYIPLLVVILIVALVPEVSVYVPNNYFF; via the coding sequence TCAGGAATGTTTACCGCGACGGAGGCTGGCGCGGTTGCAGTTCTCTACGCGATCGGACTAGGCTTCTATCAGGGTTCTCTCACTGGAGAGATACTGCTCGAGGAATTCCGGGACGGAATGGTAGAAACGTTCTCTATTCTGTTCATCATCTCTCTCGCGATGCTCTACGGTCTCGTCGCGCTGCAGCTCCGGATTCCAATACTGTTAGCTGACGCAATTACAGGCTTTACGACGAATCCGACAGTGGCAATCCTAATCTTCGTCCCGCTGTTCATGCTCATCGGGACGTTCATGAGCATTACCGCAACGATCATGATCATGGTTCCAATCCTCATGCCGATCATCGGGACGCTCGGAATCGATCCGATCCACTTCGGAATCGTGATGATCCTCTCGCTCATGACCGGCGTCGTGACGCCGCCGCTGGGATCCGTCCTCTTTGTTCTGGAAAAGGTGACTGATGCCTCACTCGAAACCGTCATGCGTGCAATGGTCTTGTTCTACATTCCGTTACTAGTCGTTATCTTGATTGTCGCCCTCGTGCCGGAAGTCTCAGTCTACGTCCCGAACAACTACTTCTTCTAA